Proteins from a genomic interval of Chanodichthys erythropterus isolate Z2021 chromosome 6, ASM2448905v1, whole genome shotgun sequence:
- the pdrg1 gene encoding p53 and DNA damage-regulated protein 1: MDESAQRVLEHLTEVEVAAEDILSDKQQIVDLDLRRNRNREALSALRHHSSHDNVKVCFGNMFIKFPQERTRSMILKDQEQLDKEITDLRKRLKAKVNRLNEIQGKPELRGYNLAPLSNDEMKAINSLLKK, translated from the exons ATGGACGAGAGCGCGCAGCGGGTCCTGGAGCATCTGACTGAAGTAGAGGTTGCTGCAGAAGACATCCTCTCTGACAAACAACAG ATAGTGGATCTGGATCTGCGGAGAAACAGGAATCGAGAAGCTCTCAGCGCTTTACGACATCATTCCTCACACG ATAATGTTAAGGTGTGTTTTGGAAATATGTTCATCAAATTCCCCCAAGAGCGCACCAGATCCATGATCCTTAAAG ACCAAGAACAGCTGGACAAGGAAATAACTGACCTGCGCAAACGGCTAAAAGCAAAAGTAAATCGTCTCAATGAGATACAAG GTAAGCCCGAGTTGAGAGGATATAACCTTGCCCCTCTGAGCAATGATGAGATGAAGGCGATTAACAGCCTCCTTAAGAAATGA
- the ppp1r3db gene encoding protein phosphatase 1, regulatory subunit 3Db isoform X2 yields MDSRRHGSGPVMQFTSGVSEVSRPVQTFHLRDIYNPKPLPQRTPVAIRPPSPKPGPPQEPVVRRRPSCEPEPKPIMRRRAKSLSSSSDEHSCRNVQVRFVDSLGLELENVKFFKAGEDPLVPVHVITRLLASSELASRKKLELSLPYFQPSFPDNMGAEAGFLKRLCRQRVCLEQVFCSELGIIGTVQVLNVAYEKEVTVRYSFTDWKSSAESKASWTCTVRRHGPDPESDVFRFHLPVPPFIMQPGAMLQFAICFRVRGFEYWDNNGGCDYKLTCQTYKLTVPRECEDSLLHFI; encoded by the coding sequence ATGGACTCCCGTCGGCACGGCTCTGGACCTGTCATGCAGTTCACAAGCGGTGTTAGTGAAGTATCAAGACCTGTCCAGACCTTTCATCTTCGGGACATCTACAACCCCAAACCACTTCCACAAAGGACCCCGGTGGCAATACGGCCACCCAGCCCGAAACCAGGTCCTCCTCAGGAGCCCGTCGTCCGGCGTAGGCCGTCCTGTGAGCCGGAGCCAAAGCCCATCATGAGGAGACGGGCGAAATCTCTCTCCTCGTCCTCAGACGAGCATTCCTGCAGGAACGTGCAGGTCCGCTTCGTAGATTCCTTAGGTTTGGAACTGGAAAATGTGAAGTTCTTCAAGGCCGGTGAGGACCCGCTGGTGCCGGTCCACGTCATCACCAGACTGCTGGCAAGTTCTGAGCTGGCCTCCAGGAAGAAGCTGGAGCTCTCCCTACCCTACTTCCAGCCGTCCTTCCCTGACAATATGGGTGCCGAGGCTGGATTCCTCAAGCGCTTGTGCCGGCAGAGAGTTTGCCTGGAGCAGGTGTTTTGCTCTGAGCTGGGAATTATAGGAACCGTGCAAGTGCTGAACGTGGCCTATGAGAAAGAGGTTACGGTGCGCTACTCGTTCACAGACTGGAAGAGCAGCGCGGAGAGTAAAGCGAGCTGGACCTGCACCGTCCGCAGACACGGGCCTGATCCAGAGTCGGACGTGTTTCGCTTTCACCTGCCTGTCCCACCTTTCATCATGCAACCAGGTGCCATGCTACAGTTTGCCATCTGCTTCCGGGTCAGAGGATTTGAGTACTGGGACAATAACGGTGGATGTGATTATAAACTGACCTGCCAGACGTACAAACTGACCGTCCCCAGAGAGTGTGAAGACAGCCTGCTGCATTTCATCTGA
- the ppp1r3db gene encoding protein phosphatase 1, regulatory subunit 3Db isoform X1, producing MLALCIVYRHAGRENVLYHVRWSNNNHCCGFAYTSLWDQQLNVRLLISAYIITATLSEEVFSTVNKAVRMDSRRHGSGPVMQFTSGVSEVSRPVQTFHLRDIYNPKPLPQRTPVAIRPPSPKPGPPQEPVVRRRPSCEPEPKPIMRRRAKSLSSSSDEHSCRNVQVRFVDSLGLELENVKFFKAGEDPLVPVHVITRLLASSELASRKKLELSLPYFQPSFPDNMGAEAGFLKRLCRQRVCLEQVFCSELGIIGTVQVLNVAYEKEVTVRYSFTDWKSSAESKASWTCTVRRHGPDPESDVFRFHLPVPPFIMQPGAMLQFAICFRVRGFEYWDNNGGCDYKLTCQTYKLTVPRECEDSLLHFI from the exons ATGTTAGCGCTATGCATTGTTTATAGACATGCAGGACGTGAGAATGTCTTATATCATGTACGGTGGTCTAATAATAATCACTGCTGTGGTTTCGCCTACACCTCCCTATGGGATCAGCAGTTAAATGTCAGGCTCTTGATCTCTGCGTATATTATTACAGCCACTCTGAGTGAAGAGGTCTTCTCCACTGTGAA TAAAGCAGTAAGAATGGACTCCCGTCGGCACGGCTCTGGACCTGTCATGCAGTTCACAAGCGGTGTTAGTGAAGTATCAAGACCTGTCCAGACCTTTCATCTTCGGGACATCTACAACCCCAAACCACTTCCACAAAGGACCCCGGTGGCAATACGGCCACCCAGCCCGAAACCAGGTCCTCCTCAGGAGCCCGTCGTCCGGCGTAGGCCGTCCTGTGAGCCGGAGCCAAAGCCCATCATGAGGAGACGGGCGAAATCTCTCTCCTCGTCCTCAGACGAGCATTCCTGCAGGAACGTGCAGGTCCGCTTCGTAGATTCCTTAGGTTTGGAACTGGAAAATGTGAAGTTCTTCAAGGCCGGTGAGGACCCGCTGGTGCCGGTCCACGTCATCACCAGACTGCTGGCAAGTTCTGAGCTGGCCTCCAGGAAGAAGCTGGAGCTCTCCCTACCCTACTTCCAGCCGTCCTTCCCTGACAATATGGGTGCCGAGGCTGGATTCCTCAAGCGCTTGTGCCGGCAGAGAGTTTGCCTGGAGCAGGTGTTTTGCTCTGAGCTGGGAATTATAGGAACCGTGCAAGTGCTGAACGTGGCCTATGAGAAAGAGGTTACGGTGCGCTACTCGTTCACAGACTGGAAGAGCAGCGCGGAGAGTAAAGCGAGCTGGACCTGCACCGTCCGCAGACACGGGCCTGATCCAGAGTCGGACGTGTTTCGCTTTCACCTGCCTGTCCCACCTTTCATCATGCAACCAGGTGCCATGCTACAGTTTGCCATCTGCTTCCGGGTCAGAGGATTTGAGTACTGGGACAATAACGGTGGATGTGATTATAAACTGACCTGCCAGACGTACAAACTGACCGTCCCCAGAGAGTGTGAAGACAGCCTGCTGCATTTCATCTGA
- the fam217bb gene encoding protein FAM217B: protein MLIMANTTNRQHNSKIKSHVTSKNGQKERQQRQDSNGAKESGVRGRSSSVRPVKVQRGDSSERRTQDEGCTPRSKPGEEDSASDLSESERYSALPAQISPPDLNLRAEVIDPSDLHPSRPACRGQDKFRGSYPDFLPPPFNSWSLKQLAVYLNTDGKSAPRPKPVGQLERYLDRLLQMEWHQIQSVQEDSSKSNAPVPKGRHLPHSSSHLSLSSPKCILQCQRAFPLTLLSSLASAPALQLSSCACPHCQNQYAVLNGSCRSYAYHHHTRLSPLPEKKRQASGLPKRSSSESRAHQLEPRLRSREHRLSDPLSESRHWRRMQAVGNIRNPAASTYSPDQSSTAAAAASIGDVKKRSRSCVAVSEAGFRARGRSEQGKSSDKTQQDSELSRAVRSDGLQSSKDSATSRLTRKQKHVEFVSK from the exons ATGTTGATCATGGCGAACACCACAAACAG GCAACACAACAGCAAGATCAAATCTCATGTGACTTCCAAAAATGGACAAAAGGAGAGGCAACAAAGACAAGACAGCAATGGTGCAAAAGAGAGTGGTGTCAGGGGTAGAAGTTCAAGTGTAAGGCCTGTAAAGGTGCAGAGAGGAGACTCCTCAGAGCGCAGAACCCAAGACGAGGGCTGTACACCACGAAGTAAACCTGGAGAAGAGGACAGCGCCAGTGACCTCTCTGAATCCGAAAGATATTCTGCGCTTCCCGCTCAAATTTCTCCGCCTGACCTCAACCTGCGTGCCGAGGTCATAGACCCGTCTGACCTTCATCCCTCCAGACCCGCTTGTCGAGGGCAGGACAAGTTCAGAGGAAGCTATCCAGATTTCCTACCGCCTCCTTTCAATTCTTGGAGTCTCAAACAGTTAGCGGTGTACTTGAACACCGACGGCAAGAGCGCTCCTCGGCCCAAGCCCGTCGGTCAGCTCGAGAGATACTTGGACCGGCTATTGCAGATGGAATGGCATCAGATCCAAAGTGTCCAAGAAGACAGCAGCAAATCCAACGCCCCAGTACCTAAAGGTCGCCATTTGCCTCATTCATCTTCTCATCTCAGCCTCAGCTCTCCTAAATGCATCCTCCAGTGTCAGCGCGCGTTCCCTTTGACGCTCCTGTCCTCTTTGGCCAGTGCTCCCGCCCTTCAGCTTTCCAGCTGTGCCTGTCCACATTGCCAGAATCAGTATGCCGTCTTGAACGGATCGTGCCGCTCTTACGCCTACCATCACCACACACGGTTGAGTCCACTCCCGGAGAAGAAGCGCCAGGCCTCCGGTTTGCCTAAACGGAGCAGCAGCGAGAGCAGGGCTCATCAGCTGGAACCCAGACTCCGATCCCGCGAGCACAGACTCAGCGACCCTCTGAGCGAGAGCAGACACTGGAGGCGCATGCAGGCTGTCGGGAACATTCGCAATCCTGCTGCTTCCACATACAGTCCTGACCAATCTTCTACTGCAGCTGCAGCAGCCAGTATCGGTGATGTGAAAAAGAGGAGTCGTTCCTGTGTGGCCGTGAGCGAGGCTGGCTTTAGGGCACGAGGACGCAGCGAACAAGGGAAGAGCTCAGATAAAACACAGCAGGACTCAGAACTGTCTCGTGCTGTACGTTCAGACGGTTTACAAAGTTCGAAAGACTCTGCAACTAGTCGACTGACCCGGAAGCAGAAACACGTTGAATTTGTCTCAAAGTAA